From Salarias fasciatus chromosome 5, fSalaFa1.1, whole genome shotgun sequence, a single genomic window includes:
- the LOC115389190 gene encoding class E basic helix-loop-helix protein 40-like yields MERITSAQPPPPRVPNSLDIADMQGMDFPIYVYKPRRNMKRMEESKETYKLPHRLIEKKRRDRINECIAQLKDLLPEHLKLTTLGHLEKAVVLELTLKHVKALSTLLEQQQQKIMALQKDLQISDHGGDGAESSEEMFRSGFHLCAKEVLHYLASQESSRDLTPSHVISHIQKVAAEVMQHQQVDEPARQPSEKSRKAPAEPARASEGPGKNCVPVIQRTYPHGTGELSGSDTDTDSGYGGEHEKPKTQWSESHRREGELKHAAASSERVGGAIKQEGDEPRAKKSKSDSSEDEVLSGHSAGVPGSYMSFSPNQPPFCLPFYLLPPAAAAAAAYLPMLEKCWYPGGMPVMYPGMSGSPASLPAETAPPSLVMSPRAGSPGPLQTPLDSPALHKALKQIPPLNLETKD; encoded by the exons ATGGAGAGGATTACCAGTGCGCAACCACCGCCTCCCCGCGTGCCAAACTCTCTGGATATAGCTGACATGCAAGG AATGGACTTTCCCATTTATGTGTACAAACCCAGGAGAAACATGAAGCGCATGGAAGAAAGCaag GAGACGTACAAGCTGCCGCACCGACTGATCGAGAAGAAAAGACGCGACAGAATTAACGAGTGCATCGCGCAGCTGAAGGATTTGTTACCAGAACATCTTAAGCTGACG ACCCTGGGTCATTTGGAGAAAGCCGTGGTGCTGGAGCTCACTCTCAAGCATGTGAAGGCCCTGAGCaccctgctggagcagcagcagcagaaaatcaTGGCGTTGCAGAAGGACTTACAGATCA GCGACCATGGAGGCGACGGCGCCGAGAGCAGCGAGGAGATGTTCCGCTCCGGCTTCCACCTGTGCGCCAAAGAGGTGCTCCACTACCTGGCCAGCCAAGAGAGCAGCAGGGACCTGACCCCGTCCCACGTCATCAGCCACATCCAGAAGGTCGCGGCCGAAGTCATGCAGCACCAGCAGGTGGACGAACCCGCCCGTCAGCCTTCGGAAAAGTCGAGGAAGGCCCCGGCGGAGCCCGCCAGGGCCTCCGAGGGCCCGGGCAAGAACTGTGTTCCCGTCATTCAGAGGACTTACCCCCACGGGACGGGCGAGCTGAGCGGCAGCGACACGGACACTGACAGCGGCTACGGCGGAGAGCACGAGAAGCCCAAGACGCAGTGGTCGGAGAGCcacaggagggagggggagctCAAGCACGCCGCTGCGTCGTCTGAGCGGGTGGGCGGCGCCATCAAGCAGGAGGGCGACGAGCCGCGCGCCAAGAAGTCGAAGTCGGACTCCTCGGAGGACGAGGTCCTCTCCGGCCACTCGGCGGGAGTTCCCGGCAGCTACATGAGCTTCTCGCCCAACCAGCCGCCGTTCTGCCTCCCCTTCTACCTCCTgcccccggccgccgccgccgccgccgcgtacCTGCCCATGCTGGAGAAGTGCTGGTACCCCGGGGGCATGCCGGTCATGTACCCCGGCATGAGCGGCTCCCCGGCCAGCCTGCCTGCAGAGACAGCGCCCCCCTCCCTGGTGATGTCCCCGAGGGCCGGTTCCCCGGGGCCACTGCAGACCCCGCTGGACTCCCCCGCTCTCCACAAAGCTTTGAAGCAGATCCCTCCTTTGAACTTGGAAACCAAAGACTGA